Proteins encoded by one window of Nicotiana tabacum cultivar K326 chromosome 10, ASM71507v2, whole genome shotgun sequence:
- the LOC107770211 gene encoding uncharacterized protein LOC107770211 isoform X2, which produces MGESNEELEPLFDYRRVQPFNTPFNLVCLDDDSPDSSPVISKKRKVNDSAVEKKEDKMEVVQIIDGEEEDWLPPSPNISAHTSNLVEDSTIKEIRLKKKELESIAHSAKDEFRDVEESIKRDLCASLRSIQDSVAEPLSKPPTKRAKIVISIQDKDGAKQFRVYMDDKFERLFKLYADKVKLDLENLIF; this is translated from the exons ATG GGGGAATCCAATGAAGAACTGGAACCGCTTTTTGATTACAGACGTGTTCAGCCCTTCAATACTCCCTTCAATCTTGTCTGCCTTGACG ATGACAGTCCAGACTCGTCTCCAGTAATCTCAAAGAAACGGAAAGTGAACGATTCTGCT GTcgaaaagaaagaagacaagaTGGAAGTTGTTCAAATAATTGATGGTGAAGAGGAGGATTGGCTGCCACCTTCCCCAAACATTTCTGCTCATACTAGTAACCTTGTTGAAGATTCAACTATAAAGGAAATTAG GTTGAAAAAGAAAGAGCTGGAATCCATTGCCCACTCAGCTAAGGatgagttccgagatgttgaaGAATCTATAAAAAGAGATCTTTGTGCTTCCCTCCGTTCTATTCAAGATAGTGTTGCTGAGCCGCTATCAAAACCCCCAACTAAAAGAGCTAAAATAGTCATTTCTATCCAGGACAAGGATGGAGCAAAACAATTTCGAGTTTACATG GATGATAAATTTGAGAGGCTGTTCAAATTGTATGCTGATAAAGTCAAGCTTGATCTGgaaaatttgattttttga
- the LOC107770211 gene encoding uncharacterized protein LOC107770211 isoform X1: MGESNEELEPLFDYRRVQPFNTPFNLVCLDDDSPDSSPVISKKRKVNDSAVEKKEDKMEVVQIIDGEEEDWLPPSPNISAHTSNLVEDSTIKEIRLKKKELESIAHSAKDEFRDVEESIKRDLCASLRSIQDSVAEPLSKPPTKRAKIVISIQDKDGAKQFRVYMDDKFERLFKSYADKVKLDLKNMVFCFDGDKINPTATPSSLGMEDDDIIEVHVKPSC; the protein is encoded by the exons ATG GGGGAATCCAATGAAGAACTGGAACCGCTTTTTGATTACAGACGTGTTCAGCCCTTCAATACTCCCTTCAATCTTGTCTGCCTTGACG ATGACAGTCCAGACTCGTCTCCAGTAATCTCAAAGAAACGGAAAGTGAACGATTCTGCT GTcgaaaagaaagaagacaagaTGGAAGTTGTTCAAATAATTGATGGTGAAGAGGAGGATTGGCTGCCACCTTCCCCAAACATTTCTGCTCATACTAGTAACCTTGTTGAAGATTCAACTATAAAGGAAATTAG GTTGAAAAAGAAAGAGCTGGAATCCATTGCCCACTCAGCTAAGGatgagttccgagatgttgaaGAATCTATAAAAAGAGATCTTTGTGCTTCCCTCCGTTCTATTCAAGATAGTGTTGCTGAGCCGCTATCAAAACCCCCAACTAAAAGAGCTAAAATAGTCATTTCTATCCAGGACAAGGATGGAGCAAAACAATTTCGAGTTTACATG GATGATAAATTTGAGAGGCTGTTCAAATCGTATGCTGATAAAGTCAAGCTTGATCTGAAAAATATGGTTTTCTGCTTTGATGGGGATAAAATTAATCCTACTGCAACTCCCAGTAGCCTCGGGATGGAGGATGATGACATCATTGAAGTGCATGTAAAACCAAGTTGTTGA